In bacterium, a single window of DNA contains:
- a CDS encoding MFS transporter — translation MPPAARAPLFYGWYVLAASVVIELFGLGFGIFAITTVYPYIIDAFPDWSRSTVFLPTSLIILIVGLMSPLTGWLLDRYPIRWLFTVGIVVQGVALYLFAHVQTPAQYVGSSLLLGLGMSGVTILPNQVLVSRWFHARVGLVNGIVLAATALGAALAPALITRLIEALDWRRAFMIMAAIASLPPLAVVLLVVRGRPEEMGLQPYGSDRPAATARPAPLTGIALADAIRLPVFWVFAAAIFLGGMPCYAFNKHILVFLKELGFDPVSAADHKSFFFFVSACARLVFGALADRMDRRNLLLAEIVLIAAGFPILFLVPAHPQVLVPALLLFGAGYGGLLPSIPILSVHYFGRRHLGAILGAYKVSYDLAAAGAPLFTAMLYDHYGSYAVAMVALTAMAWLAAALVAVALPHQIRAGAIDAVRRADATDAIPGG, via the coding sequence ATGCCGCCCGCCGCGCGCGCGCCGCTCTTCTACGGCTGGTACGTCCTCGCCGCCAGCGTGGTGATCGAGCTCTTCGGGCTCGGCTTCGGCATCTTCGCCATCACCACCGTCTACCCGTACATCATCGACGCCTTTCCCGATTGGTCGCGCAGCACGGTATTCCTGCCGACGTCGCTGATCATCCTGATCGTCGGCCTGATGAGCCCGCTGACCGGCTGGTTGCTCGACCGCTACCCGATCCGCTGGCTGTTCACCGTCGGCATCGTCGTCCAGGGCGTCGCGCTCTACCTGTTCGCGCACGTGCAGACGCCGGCGCAGTACGTCGGCAGCTCGCTCCTCCTCGGGCTCGGCATGTCGGGGGTGACCATCCTCCCCAATCAGGTGCTGGTCTCGCGCTGGTTCCACGCCCGCGTCGGCCTGGTCAACGGCATCGTCCTCGCCGCCACCGCGCTCGGCGCCGCCCTGGCGCCGGCGTTGATCACCCGCCTGATCGAAGCGCTCGACTGGCGCCGGGCGTTCATGATCATGGCCGCGATCGCCAGCCTGCCGCCGCTGGCGGTGGTGCTGCTGGTCGTCCGCGGCCGGCCCGAGGAGATGGGCCTGCAGCCCTACGGCAGCGACCGGCCGGCGGCAACGGCGAGGCCGGCGCCGCTGACGGGCATCGCGCTCGCGGACGCCATCCGCCTGCCGGTGTTCTGGGTGTTCGCCGCCGCCATCTTCCTCGGCGGCATGCCCTGCTACGCGTTCAACAAGCACATCCTCGTGTTCCTGAAGGAGCTCGGGTTCGATCCGGTCAGCGCCGCGGACCACAAGAGCTTCTTCTTCTTCGTCTCCGCCTGCGCGCGCCTGGTGTTCGGCGCCCTCGCCGACCGGATGGACCGTCGCAACCTGCTGCTCGCCGAGATCGTGCTGATCGCCGCCGGCTTCCCGATCCTCTTCCTGGTGCCGGCTCACCCGCAGGTGCTCGTCCCGGCGCTCCTCCTCTTCGGCGCCGGCTACGGCGGCCTGCTGCCCTCGATTCCCATCCTCTCCGTCCACTATTTCGGCCGCCGCCACCTCGGCGCCATCCTCGGCGCCTACAAGGTCAGCTACGACCTCGCCGCCGCCGGCGCGCCGCTGTTCACGGCGATGCTCTACGATCACTACGGATCGTACGCCGTGGCCATGGTGGCGCTGACCGCGATGGCATGGCTCGCCGCCGCGTTGGTGGCGGTCGCGCTGCCGCACCAGATCCGCGCCGGCGCGATCGACGCCGTCCGTCGCGCCGACGCGACGGACGCGATCCCCGGTGGCTGA
- a CDS encoding type II toxin-antitoxin system VapC family toxin has protein sequence MMIADTDVLIDFLSDANPVADRIALEIEHAALRTTAVTRFELLAGARTPRQEKMIAELLAALPTLPLDAAAADRAALVRRTLERQGKAIGMGDSLIAGIVLVHRGTLLTRNRDHFQRVPGLKLGTVSVRER, from the coding sequence ATGATGATCGCCGACACCGATGTGCTCATCGACTTTCTCTCGGACGCCAATCCGGTCGCCGATCGGATCGCGCTCGAGATCGAGCACGCGGCGCTGCGCACCACTGCCGTCACCCGCTTCGAATTGCTGGCGGGCGCGCGGACGCCCCGCCAGGAGAAGATGATCGCCGAGTTGCTCGCCGCCCTGCCCACGCTCCCGCTCGACGCGGCCGCCGCCGACCGGGCGGCGCTGGTGCGACGCACCCTGGAGCGGCAGGGGAAGGCGATCGGCATGGGGGATAGCCTGATCGCCGGGATCGTTCTCGTGCATCGCGGAACCCTGCTGACGCGAAATCGCGACCACTTTCAGCGCGTGCCGGGGCTGAAGCTGGGGACGGTGAGTGTGCGCGAGCGATGA
- a CDS encoding 2-dehydropantoate 2-reductase, with translation MKDDGRTRERVLVMGSGALGVFFGGRLAQAGVDVVFVARGATLEALRRDGLRIASARGVERVAPLRAVATPAEAGPRSVVLVCVKSYDTDAAAAALRPVVGPDTIVLSLQNGIENEARLAAALDLPPLLGGLTHIGAELVAPGVVQLDSGGRIIFGELDGRPSARVARLEALFAAAGVDHRASRHIAVMLWDKLAWNAAFNATTAVTQRTVGALLADADGRALVRAAMLEVVAVAQANGVPLAAARVDASLRHSAEELAALKTSMLQDRQRGRRLEYDALNGAVLRAAARHGVPTPVNRVLHDLLAVLDPRP, from the coding sequence ATGAAGGACGACGGGCGCACGCGGGAGCGGGTGCTGGTGATGGGCAGCGGGGCGCTGGGCGTCTTCTTCGGCGGCCGCCTGGCGCAGGCCGGCGTCGACGTCGTGTTCGTCGCCCGCGGGGCCACCCTCGAGGCGTTGCGCCGCGACGGCCTGCGCATCGCATCGGCGCGCGGCGTCGAGCGCGTCGCCCCGCTGCGGGCGGTCGCCACGCCCGCCGAGGCGGGGCCGCGCAGCGTCGTCCTGGTGTGCGTGAAGTCGTACGACACCGATGCCGCGGCGGCGGCGCTGCGGCCGGTGGTCGGTCCCGACACCATCGTGCTCTCGCTGCAGAACGGCATCGAGAACGAGGCCCGGCTCGCGGCCGCGCTCGACCTGCCGCCGCTGCTCGGCGGTCTGACGCACATCGGCGCCGAGCTGGTGGCGCCGGGCGTCGTCCAGCTCGACTCCGGCGGGCGCATCATCTTCGGCGAGCTCGACGGCCGCCCGAGCGCCCGCGTCGCCCGCCTGGAGGCGTTGTTCGCCGCCGCCGGCGTCGACCACCGCGCCTCGCGTCACATCGCCGTGATGCTGTGGGACAAGCTGGCCTGGAACGCCGCGTTCAACGCCACCACCGCCGTCACCCAACGCACGGTCGGCGCGCTGCTGGCGGACGCGGACGGGCGGGCGTTGGTGCGGGCGGCGATGCTGGAAGTGGTCGCCGTGGCGCAGGCCAACGGCGTGCCGCTCGCGGCGGCGCGGGTCGACGCGTCGCTCCGCCACAGCGCCGAGGAGCTGGCGGCGCTCAAGACCTCGATGCTCCAGGACCGCCAGCGCGGCCGCCGCCTGGAGTACGACGCGCTCAACGGCGCCGTGCTGCGCGCCGCCGCCCGCCACGGCGTGCCGACGCCGGTCAACCGCGTTCTCCACGACCTCCTGGCGGTGCTCGACCCGCGCCCGTAG
- a CDS encoding DUF1614 domain-containing protein, giving the protein MPIQSPERSPILILFTLALALTVVLLEIGAIAYAYERIGIDSRYLISLLALSLMGSGLNLPLARYGDPDEAGRPANLLAINVGGALIPTGLSLYLLARGAAPPIALLAVALVALVVHRIARPLPGIGIAVPVIVPPLIAACGGLLLAPHAAPAVAYVAGSLGTLIGADLTHLGTLRRLGGPVASIGGAGTFDGIFVTGILAVLLA; this is encoded by the coding sequence ATGCCGATCCAGTCACCCGAACGCTCGCCGATCCTGATCCTGTTCACCCTGGCCCTCGCCCTGACGGTCGTGCTGCTCGAGATCGGGGCCATCGCCTACGCCTACGAGCGCATCGGCATCGACTCCCGCTACCTGATCAGCCTCCTCGCCCTGTCGCTCATGGGCAGCGGGCTCAACCTGCCGCTGGCGCGCTACGGCGATCCCGACGAGGCGGGCCGGCCGGCGAACCTGCTGGCCATCAACGTCGGCGGCGCGCTCATCCCGACGGGACTCTCGCTCTACCTGCTGGCGCGCGGCGCGGCGCCGCCGATCGCGCTCCTCGCCGTGGCGCTGGTGGCGCTGGTGGTGCACCGCATCGCCCGGCCGCTGCCGGGGATCGGCATCGCGGTGCCGGTCATCGTGCCGCCGTTGATTGCCGCGTGCGGCGGCCTGCTCCTGGCCCCGCACGCGGCACCGGCCGTCGCCTACGTCGCCGGCTCGCTCGGCACGCTGATCGGCGCCGACCTGACGCACCTCGGCACGCTGCGGCGGCTGGGCGGACCGGTGGCCTCGATCGGCGGCGCCGGCACCTTCGACGGCATCTTCGTCACCGGCATCCTCGCCGTGCTCCTCGCCTGA
- a CDS encoding rhomboid family intramembrane serine protease, with the protein MDEPQVVRVGAQRRAVEDWSLALAAIGVDSRIDWSPQHGYLLLVAAAAAARARATLDAYDEENRPRPAPPPPPEYGRGIAAPLLAAALCALFVLTGPRAGGHPWFAAGGADARRMLRDGEWWRAVTALTLHADFPHIFANAVVLLLFGTSLCTMVGPGAGLWLMLLSGAAGNAINVLVRGAPYEGIGASTAIFGALGALAAIRVVQRRAGATVSPWRAWAPFAAALALLGMLGSSARSDVLAHLFGFLAGVGLGGALAVLRPRPLPPAAQRGLIVAAALVVLGCWLLALSDGA; encoded by the coding sequence ATGGACGAGCCACAGGTCGTGCGCGTCGGCGCGCAGCGCCGCGCGGTCGAGGACTGGAGCCTGGCGCTCGCCGCGATCGGCGTCGACTCGCGCATCGACTGGAGCCCGCAGCACGGCTACCTGCTGCTCGTCGCCGCCGCCGCGGCCGCGCGCGCCCGCGCCACGCTCGACGCCTACGACGAGGAGAACCGACCCCGCCCGGCACCGCCGCCACCGCCCGAGTACGGCCGCGGCATCGCCGCGCCGCTGCTCGCGGCGGCCCTGTGCGCGCTGTTCGTGCTCACCGGCCCGCGCGCTGGCGGACACCCGTGGTTCGCCGCCGGCGGCGCCGACGCCCGCCGGATGCTGCGCGACGGCGAGTGGTGGCGCGCCGTGACGGCACTGACGCTGCACGCCGACTTCCCGCACATCTTCGCCAACGCGGTGGTGCTGCTGCTCTTCGGCACCTCGCTGTGCACCATGGTCGGCCCGGGCGCCGGCCTCTGGCTCATGCTGCTGTCGGGGGCCGCCGGCAACGCGATCAACGTCCTGGTCCGCGGCGCGCCGTACGAAGGCATCGGCGCCTCGACGGCGATCTTCGGCGCGCTCGGCGCGCTCGCCGCCATCCGGGTCGTGCAGCGGCGCGCCGGCGCGACGGTGTCGCCGTGGCGCGCCTGGGCTCCCTTCGCGGCGGCGCTGGCGCTGCTCGGCATGCTCGGCTCGTCGGCGCGCAGCGACGTGCTGGCGCACCTGTTCGGCTTCCTCGCCGGCGTCGGGCTGGGCGGCGCGCTCGCCGTGCTGCGGCCGCGCCCCCTGCCGCCGGCGGCGCAGCGCGGGCTGATCGTCGCCGCGGCCCTGGTCGTCCTCGGCTGCTGGCTGCTGGCGCTGAGCGACGGCGCTTGA
- a CDS encoding EthD domain-containing protein: MVKLIFLCRRRPDITHERYVDRLLQGHVPIALRHHPTLRRYTVNIVERGPDSEAALDSIGELSFDSLADYRERLYDSPEGERVVGRDVAGFMGGADAYATTEIVQRSTAPRPLGQRAAGVKMFCPLRRRPDLTHEEFARHWQTVHVPLALTHHPHMSRYVTNIVDQRLSPEAPQWDGFAEITIDPTQPLFASPEGERIIREDIARFIGHTFPYVVAEYVQKA, encoded by the coding sequence ATGGTGAAGCTGATCTTCCTCTGCCGCCGACGACCCGACATCACGCACGAGCGCTACGTCGATCGGCTGCTGCAGGGACACGTACCGATCGCCCTGCGCCACCATCCGACGCTGCGCCGTTACACCGTCAACATCGTCGAGCGCGGGCCGGACAGCGAAGCGGCGCTCGACAGCATCGGCGAGCTGAGCTTCGACTCGCTGGCCGACTATCGCGAGCGCCTCTACGACTCGCCGGAGGGCGAGCGCGTCGTCGGCCGCGACGTCGCCGGCTTCATGGGCGGCGCGGACGCCTACGCGACCACCGAGATCGTCCAGCGCTCGACCGCGCCGCGGCCGCTCGGGCAGCGCGCCGCCGGGGTCAAGATGTTCTGCCCGCTGCGCCGCCGGCCGGACCTGACGCACGAGGAGTTCGCCCGGCACTGGCAGACGGTCCACGTGCCGCTCGCCCTCACCCACCACCCGCACATGAGCCGCTACGTCACCAACATCGTCGACCAGCGCCTCTCCCCCGAGGCGCCGCAGTGGGACGGCTTCGCCGAGATCACCATCGACCCGACGCAGCCGCTGTTCGCCTCGCCCGAGGGCGAACGGATCATCCGCGAGGACATCGCTCGCTTCATCGGCCACACGTTCCCGTACGTGGTCGCCGAGTACGTGCAGAAGGCGTGA
- a CDS encoding tetratricopeptide repeat protein — MNSSPLRTADVARVLAVPPARVRAMVRAGWCRPGRDGRQFRFAFQDVVLLRTALGLRQARVPAARVRRALRELLRQLPADRPLSGVRIVAAGGRVVARSGDRVWQPESGQLQFAFTVDELARRAAAPRALPPRPSRAAPPPSGESATDWFERGVALEDEDVEGARAAYERAVRIDPGHADAWVNLGRLAHEAGDPAAAARCYHQALLRDDTDPVTHFNLALANEDLEKSAEAAAHYRRAVALNPGFADAHYNLAQLLSRLGRRDEAVRHMVRYRQLMRRK; from the coding sequence GTGAACAGCTCGCCGCTCCGCACCGCCGACGTCGCCCGCGTGCTGGCCGTTCCGCCGGCGCGGGTGCGGGCGATGGTGCGCGCCGGCTGGTGCCGGCCGGGGCGCGACGGCCGCCAGTTCCGCTTCGCCTTCCAGGACGTCGTGCTGCTGCGCACGGCGCTCGGCCTGCGGCAGGCGCGGGTGCCGGCGGCGCGGGTGCGCCGCGCCCTGCGCGAGCTGCTGCGGCAGTTGCCCGCGGACCGGCCGCTGTCGGGCGTGCGCATCGTCGCCGCCGGCGGCCGCGTGGTGGCGCGCAGCGGCGACCGCGTCTGGCAGCCGGAGAGCGGCCAGCTCCAGTTCGCCTTCACGGTCGACGAGCTGGCGCGGCGCGCCGCCGCGCCGCGGGCGCTGCCGCCGCGGCCGTCCAGGGCGGCCCCGCCGCCGTCCGGCGAGTCGGCCACGGACTGGTTCGAGCGCGGGGTGGCGCTCGAGGACGAGGACGTGGAGGGAGCGCGCGCCGCCTACGAGCGCGCCGTGCGGATCGATCCCGGGCACGCCGATGCCTGGGTCAACCTCGGCCGCCTGGCGCACGAGGCCGGCGATCCCGCCGCGGCGGCACGCTGCTATCACCAGGCGCTGCTGCGCGACGACACCGATCCGGTGACGCACTTCAATCTCGCCCTGGCCAACGAGGATCTGGAGAAGAGCGCCGAGGCGGCCGCCCACTATCGCCGCGCCGTCGCCCTCAACCCGGGCTTCGCCGATGCGCACTACAACCTGGCGCAGCTCCTGTCGCGCCTCGGCCGCCGCGACGAAGCGGTGCGGCACATGGTGCGGTATCGGCAACTGATGCGCAGGAAGTAG
- a CDS encoding Ku protein, producing MAPRAIASGTISFGLVSVPVKLFSGTQSKSLSFNMLHAKDNSRLRQQYVCQTCGEVVERDAMTRGYEYAKDQYAVLSGEELKALEQQSDQSIEIEEFVPIASVDPIYFEKTYLLGPDKGGNKAYRLLREAMHSAGRGAVARFSTRGKQQLVLLREAQGGLMMHALFYADEVRDFGEIERGDEVTVKPGELQLAIQLIEQLASSEFDPTKYKDEYRERALALIERKVAGEEIVVGPARAAKGQIIDLMEALKASLASRGGEPAAAVPERRPARAKSAAGAAKSVASGGERGRKSR from the coding sequence ATGGCACCACGCGCAATTGCATCCGGGACGATCAGCTTCGGGCTCGTGTCCGTTCCGGTCAAGCTGTTCAGCGGCACCCAGTCGAAGAGCCTGTCCTTCAACATGCTGCACGCCAAGGACAACTCGCGCCTGCGGCAGCAGTACGTCTGCCAGACCTGCGGCGAGGTGGTCGAGCGCGACGCCATGACGCGGGGCTACGAATACGCCAAGGACCAGTACGCGGTGCTCAGCGGCGAGGAGCTCAAGGCCCTGGAGCAGCAGAGCGACCAGTCGATCGAGATCGAGGAGTTCGTGCCCATCGCCAGCGTCGATCCGATCTACTTCGAAAAGACCTACCTGCTCGGGCCCGACAAGGGGGGCAACAAGGCGTATCGGCTGTTGCGCGAGGCGATGCACAGCGCCGGCCGCGGCGCCGTGGCGCGCTTCTCCACCCGCGGCAAGCAGCAGCTCGTGCTCCTGCGCGAGGCGCAGGGCGGGCTCATGATGCACGCGCTGTTCTACGCCGACGAGGTGCGCGACTTCGGCGAGATCGAGCGCGGCGACGAGGTGACGGTGAAGCCGGGCGAGCTGCAGCTCGCCATCCAACTGATCGAGCAGTTGGCATCGTCGGAGTTCGATCCGACGAAATACAAGGACGAGTACCGCGAACGGGCGCTGGCGCTGATCGAGCGGAAGGTCGCCGGCGAGGAGATCGTGGTCGGACCGGCGCGCGCCGCCAAGGGCCAGATCATCGACCTCATGGAGGCGCTGAAGGCGAGCCTCGCCAGCCGCGGTGGGGAGCCCGCAGCCGCGGTCCCGGAGCGGCGGCCGGCGCGGGCCAAGAGCGCCGCCGGCGCCGCCAAGAGCGTCGCCAGCGGCGGCGAGCGCGGGCGCAAGAGCCGGTGA
- the ligD gene encoding DNA ligase D encodes MGASRSLDPYRRKRDPARTSEPFGAAAGRSPAAAAQRFVVQQHAARRLHWDLRLEIDGVLVSWAIPRGPSVDASARRLAVQTEDHPLEYGGFEGLIPAGNYGAGAMIIWDAGRYRLLDGSEPGAALASGKLDLELIGHKLRGRWALVRTKGEQGRQWLLFKKPDAAAGGADPVATMPQSVVSGLTVGELRDGVRRDAELAAAADAAGAPRGALSARALSPMLAEVSEKPFSRAGWLFELKYDGIRVLIVRQHGAAPRLRARSGRDVTAEFPEIAAAAAHLPCDDFAIDGELIALDERGTGSFERLQGRLGLVNAWDVERAAAAIPVQVFAFDLLAVAGRDARALPLTARKALLERLLPARGVIRYTDHVDADGEAFYAAAAEHEVEGIVAKRADSPYRSGQRSRDWQKIKRPRRGRLAVVGYVPGKGARAPLGALILAWWRDGELVHAGNVGSGLGEAQVRALRAALEPARRATPAFTVGADPLPRGAVFVAPRLVARVRYTEVTERGMLRQPVLEDILADVPVADADHRPGASAATRDAAPPPPGDDAPPPRFAPSNQGKVFWPADGYTKGDLLAYYGAIWPAIAPYLRDRPVVLTRYPDGIEGKSFFQKNAPDFVPDWVPTCRVEDTEYFLCNERDALLYVINMGCIPLHVWSARRGSIERPDWAILDLDPKGAPRRDVIAVARQIHALLAPLGAPHYIKTSGQQGLHILIPLGGALTHDQSKTFAEVLARLVAEALPAIATVARSLGDRGGKVYVDYLQNGFGKTIAAPFSVRPLPGAPVSTPLAWSEVTARLDPGRHTIRTVPGRVAERGDPMRAVLETRADIPSILAALRRQVRD; translated from the coding sequence ATGGGCGCCTCCCGTTCGCTCGACCCCTACCGCCGCAAGCGCGATCCGGCCCGCACCAGCGAGCCGTTCGGGGCCGCGGCGGGGCGCTCCCCGGCGGCTGCGGCGCAGCGCTTCGTGGTCCAGCAGCACGCCGCGCGGCGGCTGCACTGGGACCTGCGGCTGGAGATCGACGGCGTGCTGGTGAGCTGGGCGATCCCGCGCGGCCCGTCGGTCGACGCCAGCGCGCGCCGTCTGGCGGTGCAGACCGAGGATCATCCCCTGGAGTACGGCGGCTTCGAGGGCCTGATCCCGGCCGGCAATTACGGCGCCGGCGCGATGATCATCTGGGACGCTGGGCGCTACCGGCTGCTCGACGGCAGCGAGCCCGGCGCGGCGCTGGCCAGCGGCAAGCTCGATCTCGAGCTGATCGGCCACAAGCTCCGCGGCCGCTGGGCGCTGGTGCGGACCAAGGGCGAGCAGGGCCGGCAGTGGCTGCTGTTCAAGAAGCCGGACGCGGCGGCGGGCGGCGCCGATCCGGTCGCGACGATGCCGCAGTCGGTGGTGTCGGGGCTGACCGTCGGCGAGCTGCGCGACGGCGTCCGCCGCGATGCCGAGCTCGCGGCCGCCGCCGACGCCGCCGGCGCGCCGCGCGGCGCCCTGTCGGCGCGGGCGCTGTCGCCGATGCTCGCCGAGGTGAGCGAGAAGCCATTCAGCCGCGCCGGCTGGCTCTTCGAGCTCAAGTACGACGGCATCCGCGTCCTGATCGTGCGCCAGCACGGCGCCGCGCCGCGGCTGCGGGCGCGCAGCGGCCGCGACGTCACGGCGGAGTTCCCCGAGATCGCCGCCGCGGCGGCGCATCTGCCCTGCGACGACTTCGCGATCGACGGCGAGCTGATCGCGCTCGACGAGCGCGGCACCGGTTCCTTCGAGCGGCTGCAGGGGCGCCTCGGGCTGGTGAACGCGTGGGACGTCGAGCGCGCCGCGGCGGCGATCCCGGTGCAGGTGTTCGCCTTCGACCTGCTGGCGGTTGCCGGTCGCGATGCGCGGGCGCTGCCGCTGACCGCGCGCAAGGCGCTGCTCGAGCGCCTGCTGCCGGCGCGCGGCGTCATCCGCTACACCGACCACGTCGATGCCGACGGCGAGGCGTTCTACGCCGCCGCGGCCGAGCACGAGGTCGAGGGCATCGTCGCCAAGCGCGCCGATTCGCCCTACCGCAGCGGCCAGCGCAGCCGCGACTGGCAGAAGATCAAGCGCCCGCGCCGCGGCCGCCTGGCGGTCGTCGGCTACGTCCCCGGCAAGGGCGCGCGGGCGCCGCTCGGCGCGCTGATCCTCGCCTGGTGGCGCGACGGCGAGCTGGTGCACGCCGGCAACGTCGGCAGCGGCCTCGGCGAGGCGCAGGTGCGGGCGCTGCGTGCCGCGCTCGAACCGGCGCGACGGGCGACGCCGGCGTTCACCGTCGGCGCCGACCCGCTGCCGCGCGGCGCGGTGTTCGTCGCGCCGCGCCTGGTGGCGCGGGTGCGCTACACCGAGGTCACCGAGCGCGGCATGCTGCGACAGCCGGTGCTCGAGGACATCCTGGCCGACGTCCCGGTCGCAGACGCCGACCACCGGCCCGGCGCCAGCGCGGCGACGCGCGACGCCGCGCCGCCGCCGCCAGGTGACGACGCGCCGCCGCCGCGCTTCGCGCCGAGCAACCAGGGCAAGGTGTTCTGGCCGGCCGACGGCTACACCAAGGGCGATCTGCTCGCCTACTACGGCGCCATCTGGCCGGCGATCGCGCCCTACCTGCGCGACCGACCGGTGGTCCTCACCCGCTATCCGGACGGCATCGAGGGCAAGTCGTTCTTCCAGAAGAACGCCCCCGACTTCGTGCCCGACTGGGTGCCGACCTGCCGCGTCGAGGACACCGAGTACTTCCTCTGCAACGAACGCGACGCCCTGCTGTACGTGATCAACATGGGCTGCATCCCGCTGCACGTCTGGAGCGCGCGCCGCGGCAGCATCGAGCGGCCCGACTGGGCGATCCTCGACCTCGACCCCAAGGGCGCGCCGCGGCGCGACGTCATCGCCGTCGCCCGCCAGATCCATGCCCTGCTCGCACCGCTCGGCGCCCCGCACTACATCAAGACATCGGGACAGCAGGGGCTGCACATCCTCATTCCGCTGGGAGGAGCGCTCACCCACGACCAGTCGAAGACCTTCGCCGAGGTGCTGGCGCGGCTGGTCGCCGAGGCGCTGCCCGCGATCGCCACCGTCGCCCGGTCGCTCGGCGACCGCGGCGGCAAGGTCTACGTCGACTACCTGCAGAACGGCTTCGGCAAGACCATCGCCGCGCCCTTCTCGGTGCGTCCGCTGCCCGGGGCGCCGGTGTCCACGCCCCTCGCCTGGAGCGAGGTCACGGCCCGGCTCGATCCGGGGCGCCACACCATCCGCACCGTCCCGGGGCGGGTCGCCGAGCGCGGCGATCCGATGCGCGCGGTGCTGGAGACGCGGGCCGACATCCCATCCATCCTCGCCGCGCTGCGGCGGCAGGTGCGCGACTGA
- a CDS encoding sigma-70 family RNA polymerase sigma factor codes for MSEPSDRDLVQRANRGEVEAFEALYRRHRDWVVALAERCTGNRDDALDVLQETFAHLFRRFPDFELTAQLRTFLYPVVRHLALDRVRRRRPAVDVEALADALPAPPPSAGGDLGRLLAALPAGQREVLLLRYADDLSLAQIGDALGIPVGTVKSRLHAALAALKARAR; via the coding sequence GTGTCGGAGCCCAGCGACCGCGACCTCGTGCAGCGCGCCAACCGCGGCGAGGTCGAGGCCTTCGAGGCGCTCTACCGCCGCCATCGCGACTGGGTGGTCGCCCTCGCCGAACGCTGCACCGGCAATCGCGACGACGCGCTCGACGTGTTGCAGGAGACCTTCGCCCACCTGTTCCGCCGCTTCCCCGACTTCGAGTTGACGGCGCAACTGCGGACGTTCCTCTACCCGGTGGTGCGCCACCTGGCGCTCGATCGCGTCCGCCGACGGCGGCCGGCGGTCGACGTCGAGGCGCTGGCCGACGCGCTGCCGGCGCCGCCGCCGTCCGCCGGCGGCGATCTCGGCCGCCTGCTGGCGGCACTGCCGGCCGGGCAGCGCGAGGTGCTGCTGCTGCGCTACGCCGACGACCTGTCGCTGGCGCAGATCGGCGATGCGCTCGGCATCCCGGTCGGCACCGTGAAATCGCGACTGCACGCGGCACTCGCCGCCCTCAAGGCGCGCGCGCGGTAA